A part of Terriglobus roseus genomic DNA contains:
- a CDS encoding YggS family pyridoxal phosphate-dependent enzyme, which translates to MSIAENLEQVRAEIAAACARANRNPADVKLMAVSKTWGPDVVAEAFRAGQRLFGENRLQEWEHKQQQLHTILGEDVGQLEMHLIGNLQSNKTSKAAWVFSAVDSVDSVKVARRLNDVCEQVGKVLPILVEVKLSEEETKHGIGEYALSGLLRNILEEMDGLEVRGLMMVPPYTDDPDGARPYFRRLRELRDEAVATIEGLSLPELSMGMSHDFAVAIEEGSTCVRVGSAIFGTRTKYREDDKEEES; encoded by the coding sequence ATGTCGATTGCAGAAAATTTAGAGCAGGTACGCGCGGAAATCGCAGCCGCCTGCGCCCGCGCCAACCGCAACCCCGCAGACGTGAAGCTGATGGCCGTCTCCAAAACCTGGGGTCCGGACGTCGTCGCCGAAGCCTTCCGCGCAGGTCAGCGCCTCTTCGGTGAAAACCGCCTGCAGGAGTGGGAACACAAGCAGCAGCAACTCCACACCATCCTCGGTGAAGATGTGGGCCAGCTTGAAATGCACCTCATCGGCAACCTGCAGTCCAACAAGACCAGCAAAGCCGCATGGGTCTTCAGCGCCGTCGATTCCGTGGACAGCGTAAAAGTCGCGCGCCGCCTCAACGACGTCTGCGAACAGGTAGGCAAAGTCCTCCCCATCCTCGTCGAAGTAAAACTCTCTGAAGAAGAGACCAAGCACGGCATCGGCGAGTATGCCCTCAGCGGCCTGCTGCGCAACATCCTTGAAGAGATGGACGGCCTCGAAGTCCGCGGCCTGATGATGGTACCGCCCTACACCGACGATCCCGACGGCGCACGCCCCTACTTCCGCCGCCTGCGCGAACTCCGCGACGAAGCGGTAGCCACCATTGAAGGCCTCTCACTCCCCGAACTCTCCATGGGCATGTCGCACGACTTCGCAGTAGCCATCGAAGAAGGCTCCACCTGCGTGCGCGTAGGCTCCGCCATCTTCGGCACCCGCACCAAGTACCGCGAAGACGACAAAGAAGAAGAATCGTAA
- a CDS encoding DUF167 domain-containing protein, producing MNIRSIDGGVSFAVRVQPGASREGIIGLYGDAIKIALNAPAVDGKANDALIRYLAIALNIPKASITIASGLTSRSKVIHVLGITNEEAAAKLSPAAAV from the coding sequence ATGAACATCCGCAGCATCGACGGCGGCGTAAGCTTCGCAGTCCGCGTGCAGCCCGGCGCATCACGCGAAGGCATCATCGGCCTCTACGGCGACGCCATCAAGATCGCCCTGAACGCACCCGCCGTCGATGGCAAAGCCAACGACGCGCTCATCCGCTATCTCGCCATCGCGCTCAACATCCCAAAGGCAAGCATCACAATCGCATCGGGTCTCACGTCGCGCTCCAAGGTGATCCACGTTCTCGGCATCACAAACGAAGAAGCCGCGGCAAAGCTCTCGCCCGCCGCGGCTGTCTAA